The proteins below are encoded in one region of Saccopteryx leptura isolate mSacLep1 chromosome 1, mSacLep1_pri_phased_curated, whole genome shotgun sequence:
- the LOC136388259 gene encoding proline-rich protein HaeIII subfamily 1-like, which yields MHLNPPGAMPPTGCSPGPLHIPGQPRKGAPASRPWPRHCPAAPPPPEAQRAAGAEWLTPPTSPRAGTKRGDCGQSRPHPRPGPQVPGPARPQPPARRGGGGGGGGEAHARMPRPPSAGSPEVARAARSGAAARAPPPSASHPQVPLGPGPARSLAAEPSVSAPGGAYEDVRQPRPGCHWFPSPRPHVHWLPLTAPPLPSARPINTSRAASREPRLGGRWRQIRLPIGQQAGTRQCLPTCPLTGFIFIGGNARQPRRSRPTGERLGLGLTRTPQSQGNKRVMACGVSPSRGLAEAGASHRSSPALVIRRRLST from the exons ATGCACCTCAATCCCCCTGGTGCCATGCCGCCCACCGGCTGCAGTCCCGGGCCCTTGCACATCCCGGGGCAG CCCAGGAAGGGCGCCCCCGCCTCCCGCCCCTGGCCCCGCCATTGTCCGGCCGCGCCGCCCCCGCCTGAGGCCCAGCGGGCGGCCGGGGCTGAGTGGTTAACGCCCCCAACCTCTCCGCGGGCCGGGACAAAGCGCGGCGACTGCGGCCAGAGCAGGCCTCACCCGAGGCCTGGGCCTCAAGTCCCGGGGCCCGCCCGCCCACAGCCCCCGGCGCGGCGCGGGGGCGGTGGCGGAGGCGGCGGCGAGGCCCACGCTCGGATGCCGCGGCCGCCTTCCGCGGGCTCACCTGAGGTGGCGCGCGCGGCCAGATCCGGAGCAGCGGCGCGCGCTCCCCCGCCCTCGGCGTCGCACCCCCAGGTCCCGCTCGGGCCGGGCCCCGCTCGGTCGCTGGCGGCCGAGCCCTCCGTGAGCGCCCCGGGCGGGGCTTATGAGGACGTGCGCCAGCCCCGCCCCGGCTGCCATTGGTTCCCGAGCCCACGCCCGCACGTCCATTGGCTGCCGCTGACAGCtccgcccctcccctccgccAGGCCGATCAACACTTCACGGGCCGCCTCCCGCGAGCCTCGATTGGGCGGGCGCTGGAGACAGATTCGCCTCCCCATTGGGCAACAGGCAGGGACACGCCAGTGCCTACCCACGTGCCCGCTGACCGGCTTCATTTTCATTGGGGGCAACGCACGCCAGCCAAGGCGGTCGCGACCAACCGGAGAGCGGCTGGGCCTCGGATTGACAAGGACGCCTCAATCGCAGGGGAACAAGAGGGTAATGGCTTGCGGTGTCAGCCCGAGCCGTGGGTTGGCTGAAGCGGGTGCCAGTCACCGTTCGAGCCCCGCCCTGGTTATCAGGAGGCGGCTGAGTACGTGA